One genomic segment of Nonomuraea coxensis DSM 45129 includes these proteins:
- a CDS encoding gas vesicle protein, giving the protein MTGPLLTGSSADEIALTDRLPAERVSLVDLLDRLLAGGVVLNGDIVLSIADIDLVCISLRAVLASADTLEGG; this is encoded by the coding sequence GTGACGGGGCCGCTGCTGACGGGGTCGTCCGCCGACGAGATCGCCCTGACCGACCGGCTGCCGGCCGAGCGGGTCTCGCTCGTGGACCTGCTGGACCGGCTGCTCGCCGGCGGGGTCGTCCTGAACGGCGACATCGTGCTGTCCATCGCCGACATCGACCTGGTGTGCATCTCGCTGCGGGCGGTTCTCGCCTCCGCGGACACCCTGGAGGGCGGATGA
- a CDS encoding gas vesicle protein K, with translation MSEEGARWRIAADPDTVQRDLSRLVLTIVELVRQLVERQCVRRMDAGNLTDEQVEALGVTLMRLEEAMGDLCERFELTPADLNLDLGPLGTLLPAD, from the coding sequence ATGAGCGAGGAGGGCGCCCGCTGGCGCATCGCCGCCGACCCGGACACGGTCCAGCGCGACCTGTCCCGCCTCGTCCTCACCATCGTCGAGCTGGTACGCCAGCTCGTCGAACGCCAGTGCGTCCGCAGGATGGACGCGGGCAACCTGACCGACGAGCAGGTGGAGGCCCTGGGGGTCACGCTGATGCGCCTGGAGGAGGCGATGGGGGACCTGTGTGAGCGCTTCGAGCTGACCCCCGCCGACCTCAACCTCGACCTCGGCCCGCTCGGCACCCTCCTGCCGGCCGACTGA
- a CDS encoding TetR/AcrR family transcriptional regulator: MRVSSGGHTFTGAARRAQIVAATIDTIAELGYNQASFARIAARAGLSSTRLISYHFAGKDELMAAVLAEVLGELGRHMTEQVGAATDARGRLRAYITGLVGFVAGHRARMKAVMEIFLHPRGERAFYGPEEDDSTLRQLEAILRDGQERGEFRPFDTFVMAAAIQRSVDGLPFLLQTRPDLDLDVYARELATAFDLATRRAPDG; encoded by the coding sequence ATGCGAGTAAGCTCCGGCGGACACACCTTCACGGGGGCGGCCCGGAGGGCGCAGATCGTCGCCGCCACCATCGACACGATCGCCGAGCTCGGCTACAACCAGGCGAGCTTCGCCAGGATCGCCGCGCGGGCGGGGCTGAGCAGCACGCGGCTGATCTCGTACCACTTCGCGGGCAAGGACGAGCTGATGGCGGCCGTGCTGGCGGAGGTGCTGGGGGAGCTGGGCCGGCACATGACCGAGCAGGTGGGCGCGGCCACCGACGCCCGGGGGCGGCTGCGGGCCTACATCACCGGGCTGGTCGGGTTCGTGGCCGGGCACCGGGCGCGGATGAAGGCGGTCATGGAGATCTTCCTGCATCCGCGGGGCGAGCGTGCCTTCTACGGCCCCGAGGAGGACGACAGCACGCTCCGGCAGCTGGAGGCCATCCTGCGGGACGGGCAGGAACGCGGCGAGTTCCGCCCGTTCGACACCTTCGTCATGGCCGCGGCGATCCAGCGGAGCGTCGACGGGCTGCCGTTCCTGCTCCAGACCCGGCCCGACCTGGATCTGGACGTCTACGCACGGGAGCTGGCGACCGCCTTCGACCTGGCGACCAGGCGGGCGCCGGACGGGTGA
- the sigJ gene encoding RNA polymerase sigma factor SigJ: MDSRTQTFEEQRWRLFGLAYRLLGSASEAEDMVQETYLRWSRAAEAVEEPAAWLTKVVTNLCLTHLTSARARRESYVGPWLPEPVLTSGGPLGPLETVEQRESVSLGVLVLLERLSPAERAVFVLREAFGHSHAEIAGVLGIEEAHSRQLHRRARAHVGEARKRFDSDAEQHRRIVRGFLAAAVEGDVATLERLLAEDAVASADGGGTVPAVRRPVRGRVQVARYLRGLHNRPEMAAVTFEFAEINGEPAALAWWRGGGGLFGIITAELTGGRVTAVRTLVNPGKLAYVAAQLGTSAPGMIEL, from the coding sequence GTGGACTCCCGGACGCAGACGTTCGAGGAGCAGCGGTGGCGGCTGTTCGGGCTCGCGTACCGGCTGCTCGGTTCGGCGAGCGAGGCCGAGGACATGGTGCAGGAGACCTACCTGCGCTGGAGCCGGGCCGCCGAGGCGGTGGAGGAGCCGGCGGCCTGGCTGACCAAGGTCGTCACCAACCTGTGCCTCACCCACCTCACCTCCGCGCGGGCCAGGCGGGAGAGCTACGTGGGGCCCTGGCTGCCGGAGCCGGTGCTCACCTCCGGCGGCCCGCTCGGCCCGCTGGAGACCGTCGAGCAGCGCGAGTCGGTGTCCCTGGGCGTGCTGGTGCTGCTGGAGCGGCTCAGCCCGGCCGAGCGGGCGGTGTTCGTGCTGCGGGAGGCGTTCGGGCACAGCCACGCGGAGATCGCCGGCGTGCTCGGCATCGAGGAGGCGCACTCGCGCCAGCTCCACCGCCGGGCCAGGGCGCACGTGGGCGAGGCGCGCAAGCGCTTCGACAGCGACGCCGAGCAGCACCGCCGCATCGTCCGCGGGTTCCTGGCGGCGGCCGTCGAGGGCGACGTGGCCACGCTGGAGCGCCTGCTGGCCGAGGACGCCGTCGCCTCGGCGGACGGCGGCGGCACGGTGCCCGCGGTGCGCAGGCCCGTGCGCGGGCGCGTCCAGGTGGCCCGCTACCTGCGCGGCCTCCACAACCGGCCCGAGATGGCCGCCGTGACGTTCGAGTTCGCCGAGATCAACGGCGAGCCCGCGGCCCTGGCCTGGTGGCGGGGCGGCGGCGGGCTGTTCGGGATCATCACGGCCGAGCTCACCGGCGGGCGCGTCACCGCGGTCCGGACCCTGGTCAACCCCGGCAAGCTGGCCTACGTCGCCGCGCAGCTCGGCACGAGCGCGCCCGGCATGATCGAGCTGTGA
- a CDS encoding NAD(P)/FAD-dependent oxidoreductase: MTNHIVVLGAGYAGLGAAKRAARRLGRADAKVTLVNAADRFVERVRLHQLAAGQPAADLPLARLLDGTGVELVIGRVTGLDPEARTVRLDGPPYELGYDVLVYALGSAADLDALPGAREHAYTPATGEEAVRLRKRLAAETRSVALVGAGLTGLETAAEFAGAYPNLRFELFCAGGLAEGLLSEPGRRHVRRVLGDLGVRVRDHTPVAKVGADGLLLGDGTEAPAGTVVWTGGFRVQPLAAAAGLATGDDGRIVVDGRLRSVSHPEILAIGDAAAANVCGLSPHSMSCQNAVPMGQYAGDAAARLVTGRESPPARLRYLLRCLSLGRRDGLVQFTQPNDRPRPAVVTGRAAAVVKEGIVRGTVWAMRHPGPYL, encoded by the coding sequence ATGACGAACCACATCGTGGTGCTGGGAGCCGGCTACGCGGGACTCGGCGCCGCCAAACGGGCCGCCCGGCGGCTCGGCCGCGCCGACGCGAAGGTGACGCTGGTCAACGCGGCCGACCGGTTCGTGGAGCGGGTGCGGCTGCACCAGCTCGCCGCCGGGCAACCGGCCGCCGACCTGCCCCTCGCCCGGCTGCTCGACGGCACCGGCGTCGAGCTCGTGATCGGCCGCGTCACCGGCCTCGACCCGGAGGCGCGGACGGTGCGGCTGGACGGGCCGCCGTACGAGCTGGGCTACGACGTGCTCGTGTACGCCCTCGGCAGCGCCGCCGACCTCGACGCCCTGCCCGGGGCCCGCGAGCACGCCTACACGCCCGCCACCGGCGAGGAGGCCGTCCGGCTGCGGAAGCGGCTGGCGGCGGAGACCCGCTCGGTGGCGCTGGTCGGCGCCGGGCTGACCGGCCTGGAGACGGCGGCCGAGTTCGCCGGCGCGTACCCCAACCTGCGCTTCGAGCTGTTCTGCGCGGGCGGGCTCGCGGAGGGGCTGCTGTCCGAGCCCGGCCGCAGGCACGTCCGCCGGGTGCTCGGCGACCTCGGGGTGCGGGTGCGCGACCACACCCCGGTCGCCAAGGTCGGCGCCGACGGGCTGCTGCTCGGCGACGGGACGGAGGCCCCCGCCGGCACCGTCGTGTGGACGGGCGGCTTCCGCGTCCAGCCGCTCGCCGCCGCGGCCGGGCTCGCCACCGGCGACGACGGCCGGATCGTGGTGGACGGGCGGCTGCGCTCGGTGTCGCACCCCGAGATCCTGGCGATCGGCGACGCCGCCGCCGCGAACGTGTGCGGCCTCAGCCCGCACAGCATGTCCTGCCAGAACGCCGTCCCCATGGGACAGTACGCGGGCGACGCCGCGGCCCGCCTGGTCACCGGCCGCGAGTCGCCCCCCGCCCGGCTCCGCTACCTCCTGCGGTGTCTCAGCCTCGGGCGGCGCGACGGGCTCGTCCAGTTCACCCAGCCGAACGACCGGCCGCGCCCGGCGGTGGTCACCGGGCGGGCCGCCGCCGTGGTCAAGGAGGGGATCGTGCGCGGCACGGTGTGGGCCATGCGGCACCCCGGGCCGTACCTCTAG
- a CDS encoding GNAT family N-acetyltransferase, whose amino-acid sequence MSYLSYGGRVGLRHLAADDAAEILALNKESLDLHGPWLPGPQVTTPEEFEGYLGRFDGPAHEGFVVCRLDTGGIAGRINVNNIVRGTHQAGTVGYSAYASTTGRGYMTEGLRLLVAFAFDELALHRLEANIQPGNTASLKLAERAGFRREGYSPNFQFINGAWRDHERWAVTAEMV is encoded by the coding sequence GTGAGCTACCTCTCGTACGGCGGCCGGGTCGGCCTCCGCCACCTCGCCGCCGACGACGCGGCCGAGATCCTGGCGCTGAACAAGGAGAGCCTCGACCTGCACGGCCCATGGCTGCCCGGCCCTCAGGTCACCACCCCCGAGGAGTTCGAGGGCTACCTCGGCCGGTTCGACGGCCCCGCCCACGAGGGGTTCGTGGTCTGCCGGCTCGACACCGGCGGGATCGCCGGCCGGATCAACGTCAACAACATCGTCCGCGGCACCCACCAGGCGGGCACCGTCGGCTACAGCGCCTACGCCTCCACCACCGGCCGCGGCTACATGACCGAGGGCCTGCGGCTGCTGGTCGCGTTCGCCTTCGACGAGCTGGCGCTGCACCGGCTGGAGGCGAACATCCAGCCGGGCAACACCGCCTCGCTCAAGCTGGCCGAGCGGGCCGGCTTCCGGCGCGAGGGCTATTCACCGAACTTCCAGTTCATCAACGGCGCCTGGCGCGACCACGAGCGCTGGGCCGTCACCGCGGAGATGGTCTAG